The genome window aagttttCTGTTTCATCCTGATGAAGATAGCTTCAACAATAGGTTCATCAAGTGCGCTGAGTTGCTTTTCAGTTTGCCAAATGCCCCCAGAAGACATCTGGTTAGTCAGTCACCTGGACAGATAGCAACAAGTCCAGCTCCAGCTCCTAGCACAACAGAAGCAGAATCACCTAATTATGGTCCAGCACCATCTAATCTAGCACCTTCCAGTTCTTCATCTCCAAATCCAAACCCCCCTGTTCAGCCCCCTGAAGCGCCAGCTCCTTCACTTGATGTGATCAGCTCACCTCCTCCACGTCCTAAACATTTGCCACCACATCACTCTGTTGTTCCACAGAATTCACCGAAAAAGGACGATAGCTATcagatgaaaaaaattgtggttgCTGCTGCAACTGCAGTAGGAGTCCTTGCCCTTCTTGCACTGCTCCTCATTTGCTGTCTTAAGGGTGGAAGCAACAAAATTGGACCTAAAAAGGGACAAAGAGATGAGAGGCCACTTCTCAACTTACGTATGAGTGATTTCTCAGGTGGTATTCTTTTGtcagtttttatttatcattGGCTCATTATTATCTTCCATTATAGTAGTGCATTTTCTGATGATGTGTGTAAGTTTAATCTTTCAGGTTCTTCTCAAAAGTCTGTTAGTATAGGAAATTCAAGTAACAAAGATTTCAGTATTAATAGCGGAGTGAATCCTTCTTTCCTTACCAACATGTCCATGAAGCATGGAACCAATGATTCCACACTGGCTGGGGAATTATCATCAGAAGGTACAGGGCCAGTTCCACTTCTTCATTTAAAGCCTCCTCCTGGAAGATCAGTTACTATGTCTCTTGCTCCACCATGtccaccaccacctcctcctcctcctcctcctcctcctattgctccttctGCTCCTAAACCCCCACCACCACCTAAAGTTGCTCGCCCTCCACCTGCTCCACCAAAAGCAATGCCTGGGAAATATCAACCTTCACATTTTGGACTAAATCATCGAGGAAGTAATGATTCTAGCGAGGGAGGTGATCTTGATGGTGAATCTGGAGCCCCAAAAACCAAGTTAAAGCCATTCTTCTGGGATAAGGTTCTTCTTGCCAACCCTGATCAATCAATGGTTTGGCATGAGATCAATTCTGGATCATTTCAGTAAGGATATACCTCTATCAATATAACTTCAAATTCCATGAATAAGCAAAAGTCAAATCAGTCGTTTTAACCTCTGAATTCATTACAATTTTTCAGGTTCAATGAGGAGATGATAGAGTCTCTATTTGGTTATAACAACatggataaaaataaaattaaccgCAAGAGAGAGTTGGCGTCCCTTGAACCGTCAATCCAGTATATTCAGATTATTGATGCTAAGAAGGCACAAAATTTATCAATTCTTCTACGAGCCTTGAATGTGACAACAGAAGAAGTCATTGACGCTCTTCAAGAAGgtctctctccctccctctctctctctctctctctctctctctctctctcagttccTTATCGTAGGGAAAAAATACATTAAGAAAATTCTTCAACTATCAAATATCAATTGAGTACAGTTCATTTATATGGTGTGCCCTTTATTCCTTACACGTGGAGAATTTTTCCTTAATATCCACTCTTAAATTCCAAATCAATCTTTTTGTATTCAaaccttttcattttatatgttatgTGCTTCAGCTCAAGGGTATATTCTAACTTCATCAGTGAAGAGCTTCCCCATAATTGGACCCACAAGAAACTGCTGTGTTTAAGGAAATAGTTGATGCTGCTTGGTAATAAAATGTGTGCTATGAGaagcaaataaataattatgtcATGTTGGATTTACATCTGAAATTTCAAGATTTGTAatgatagaaaaaagaaaaaaagaagtcttGAATCTTCATCTAAGTTTAGATTTGAACCAATTGAGATGAGTGTTATCTGGTGGACCAGTTAGGAACTCCAGAAGTTGATATAGAATTGCTAGGTTGAGTTTGAATTTTCTCTATAGTTAATTATTAATAACCCtatatcatatttttaacaTCACCATTTTTTCGTAATTAGTTAATAATTCTTGTTAGCTTGCAGTgtgtaaaattattcataatgaACAGCGTATAAAGCATTGATTGTTATTATTCTGCCAGATGAAAGAAGCAAGTTTTGTAAGAAAACTATTTTGGAGGAttcaagtattttattttttagctgaCATCAACTGGGGTGAGGGGGATTCAGACGAAGTTCACCTTCATGGGTGATTCAAGCATGTTGTCTGCTGGCCATTCATCCTCATTACTATGCTTGTGTAATGACAAGTGAGCATAATATGTTAAAGAAAATAAGGATGAACGGCCTGTACATAATTAAAACTTGTGTAAACCTACCCCAAAGAAGCAATGaattatttgttttacttgctattatttgttttacttgCAATGAACAGCCTGTATATGACAGTTAATGCCTTGTTTCATATCCACCTAGCCAAAGTTGTTTAGTAAATGCTTTACTGTTGGGTTTGAAGTCATCAAAAACTTACTAGTATTTAATTGAATCAGGTAATGAGCTTCCCGTTGAGCTTCTTCAAACTTTGTTGAAGATGGCACCGTCAACAGAAGAGGAACTGAAGCTCAGGCTATATAGTGGTGATATTTCTCAACTTGGCCCTGCAGAGCAATTCCTCAAAATCTTGGTTGACATTCCATTTGCATTTAAACGACTAGAGTCACTTCTATTCATGAGTTCCCTTCAGGAGGAGGTCTCTAACATTAAAGAATCCTTGGCAACTCTAGAGGTGAGACACTAGAGATAGGAATTGTGTCTCACACTTAATTTTATATTGCTATATTTCTGATATAATATTTCCTATTTAGTATACATACATAGGTACAGGAT of Quercus lobata isolate SW786 chromosome 8, ValleyOak3.0 Primary Assembly, whole genome shotgun sequence contains these proteins:
- the LOC115955285 gene encoding formin-like protein 3, giving the protein MELRRAGYAVVFLSLLCTLAIGGSDAKRRTMDTFFSNGDSSKTHEQDEMVEQVWVHCRKELIDRKDLLEDFDLNILQDAIRNTKSRLLPKRKIDKAIRVLPPHMRQLVLDCLRRKSFLFHPDEDSFNNRFIKCAELLFSLPNAPRRHLVSQSPGQIATSPAPAPSTTEAESPNYGPAPSNLAPSSSSSPNPNPPVQPPEAPAPSLDVISSPPPRPKHLPPHHSVVPQNSPKKDDSYQMKKIVVAAATAVGVLALLALLLICCLKGGSNKIGPKKGQRDERPLLNLRMSDFSGSSQKSVSIGNSSNKDFSINSGVNPSFLTNMSMKHGTNDSTLAGELSSEGTGPVPLLHLKPPPGRSVTMSLAPPCPPPPPPPPPPPPIAPSAPKPPPPPKVARPPPAPPKAMPGKYQPSHFGLNHRGSNDSSEGGDLDGESGAPKTKLKPFFWDKVLLANPDQSMVWHEINSGSFQFNEEMIESLFGYNNMDKNKINRKRELASLEPSIQYIQIIDAKKAQNLSILLRALNVTTEEVIDALQEGNELPVELLQTLLKMAPSTEEELKLRLYSGDISQLGPAEQFLKILVDIPFAFKRLESLLFMSSLQEEVSNIKESLATLEVACNKLRNSRLFLKLLEAVLKTGNRMNDGTYRGGAHAFKLDTLLKLSDVKGTDGKTTLLHFVVQEIIRSEGIRAVRTARESQSLSSMKTDDFTDDFTEESEEHYRRLGLLVVSGLSNELEDVKKAAFIDADLLTSTVSKLSQSLIKIKGFLNAEMKSLDEDSEFNHVLANFVEFVEADISGLLEEEKKIMALVKSTADYFHGNAGKDEGLRLFAIVRDFLRMLDKACKEVRDAGMKRGRITKKEAPSVSSQQSTDIRPRLFPAIMGRRMDNNSSSDDENLSP